The Mycobacterium paragordonae genome includes a region encoding these proteins:
- a CDS encoding ISNCY family transposase, with the protein MLRTVNDQLSLWDAILPPELLVLPRELGRVDALLDDPVFFAPFTPYFDTRIGRPSIPMETYLRMMFLKFRYRLGFEALCREVGDSISWQRFCRIPFGTRVPHPTTLMKLTTRCGDAAVAGLNEALLAKAADAKLLRTDKVRADTTVVEAAVAYPTDSGLLAKAVTTIARTITRIHNAGGAVRTHARDRSRSAGQRARSIASKLRLRGAVAREEAQAVVARITGELAGIAESAMREAAAVRRNARRAVRNATGVRRARLSRAINDLAAIMDKAQRVVTQARSRLTGVMPDSASRLVSFHDPDARPIRKGRLGKPVEFGYKAQVVDNADGVILDHSVEIGNPADAPQLAPAIARITRRAGHAPRAVTADRGYGYASVENDLHEQGVRHVAIPRASKPSAARREFEHRKAFRAKIKWRTGCEGRINHLKRSYSWNRTELTTLTGARTWCGHGVFAHNLVKISALAS; encoded by the coding sequence GTGCTTAGAACTGTAAATGACCAGTTGTCGTTGTGGGATGCAATCCTGCCGCCGGAGCTGTTGGTGTTACCGAGGGAGTTGGGGCGGGTAGACGCGCTGCTAGATGATCCGGTGTTCTTCGCGCCGTTCACGCCGTACTTCGACACCCGTATCGGTCGTCCGTCGATTCCGATGGAGACCTATCTGCGGATGATGTTCTTGAAGTTCCGCTACCGGCTGGGCTTTGAGGCGTTGTGCCGTGAGGTCGGCGATTCGATTTCCTGGCAACGGTTTTGCCGGATTCCGTTCGGGACGCGTGTGCCGCACCCCACCACGCTGATGAAACTGACCACTCGGTGTGGGGACGCTGCAGTGGCCGGCCTCAATGAGGCCTTGTTGGCCAAGGCCGCCGACGCCAAACTGTTGCGCACTGACAAGGTGCGTGCTGACACCACCGTGGTTGAGGCCGCAGTGGCCTATCCGACCGACTCGGGGCTCCTGGCCAAGGCGGTGACCACGATCGCCCGCACCATCACCCGCATCCACAACGCTGGCGGGGCGGTGCGTACCCATGCCCGTGACCGCAGCCGCTCAGCGGGCCAGCGGGCCCGCTCGATCGCCTCCAAACTGCGGCTTCGCGGTGCGGTGGCCCGTGAGGAAGCTCAAGCCGTGGTCGCGCGGATCACCGGGGAGTTGGCCGGCATCGCCGAATCGGCGATGCGGGAAGCGGCCGCGGTGCGGCGCAATGCCCGCCGGGCTGTGCGCAACGCGACCGGGGTCCGCCGGGCTCGGCTATCTCGAGCGATCAACGACTTGGCCGCGATCATGGATAAGGCCCAACGCGTGGTCACCCAAGCCCGTAGCCGCCTGACCGGGGTGATGCCGGACTCGGCGAGCCGGCTGGTCAGTTTCCACGACCCCGATGCCCGCCCGATCCGCAAAGGACGACTGGGCAAGCCCGTGGAGTTCGGCTACAAAGCCCAGGTCGTCGATAACGCCGATGGAGTCATCCTCGACCACAGCGTCGAGATCGGAAACCCCGCCGATGCCCCGCAGTTGGCTCCAGCGATCGCCCGGATCACTCGCCGCGCCGGCCACGCCCCCAGGGCAGTTACCGCCGATCGCGGCTACGGATACGCCTCGGTCGAAAACGATCTGCACGAGCAAGGAGTCCGCCATGTCGCGATTCCGCGTGCCAGTAAACCGAGTGCCGCTCGCCGCGAGTTCGAACACCGAAAAGCGTTCCGCGCCAAAATCAAATGGCGAACCGGATGCGAAGGACGCATCAACCACCTCAAACGCAGCTACAGCTGGAACCGCACGGAATTGACCACCCTCACCGGAGCCAGGACCTGGTGCGGACACGGGGTGTTCGCCCACAACCTCGTCAAGATCAGCGCCCTGGCCTCATGA
- a CDS encoding ferredoxin, which produces MRVIVDRDRCEGNAVCLGIAPDIFDLDDEDYAVVKTDPIPPDQEDLAEQAIAECPRAALLRED; this is translated from the coding sequence GTGCGAGTGATTGTCGACCGTGACCGGTGTGAAGGTAACGCGGTGTGCTTGGGAATTGCGCCCGATATCTTCGACCTGGACGACGAGGACTACGCCGTGGTGAAGACCGATCCGATCCCGCCGGATCAGGAGGATCTGGCCGAGCAGGCGATCGCGGAATGCCCACGCGCGGCACTGTTGCGCGAGGACTGA
- a CDS encoding acyl-CoA dehydrogenase family protein — translation MDFSTTEAAQDLGGLVDTIVDSVCTPAHQRELDKLDQRFDRDLWRKLIDSDILTSAAATQVGGDGFGVLEQVAILVALGHQLAAVPYLESIVLGSGALARFGSEELQQSWGSEAVRGEKTLTVALDGEMGDGPVQAVDGRLTGSRTQVFYAPAADAFLVPAETHSGTAVFLVAADDPGVTVTPLQTTGLGSVGHLALDGVAVDDSRRVGGAEVVTWLRTISTLGRSAYQLGVLERGLQITAEYARTREQFDRPIGSFQAVGQRLADGYIDVKGLRLTLTQAAWKVAEDIPAEIDVASAAFWAADAGHRVAHSIVHVHGGVGVDTDHPVHRYFLSAKETEFALGGATGQLRQIGRELAETPA, via the coding sequence ATGGATTTCTCGACAACCGAAGCGGCGCAGGACCTGGGCGGTCTGGTCGACACCATCGTCGACTCGGTGTGCACGCCCGCACACCAGCGCGAGCTGGACAAGCTTGACCAACGATTCGACCGCGACCTGTGGCGCAAGCTGATCGACAGCGACATCCTGACCAGCGCGGCCGCCACCCAGGTGGGCGGCGACGGTTTCGGGGTGCTCGAGCAGGTCGCGATCCTGGTCGCGCTGGGACATCAGTTGGCGGCGGTGCCCTACCTCGAGTCGATCGTGCTGGGCTCCGGCGCGCTGGCGCGGTTCGGCTCCGAGGAGTTGCAGCAGAGCTGGGGCTCCGAGGCGGTGCGCGGCGAGAAGACCCTGACGGTCGCTTTGGACGGGGAGATGGGCGACGGGCCGGTGCAGGCGGTGGACGGCCGGCTGACGGGCAGTCGCACCCAGGTGTTCTATGCCCCGGCCGCCGACGCCTTCCTGGTGCCCGCCGAAACCCACTCCGGCACAGCGGTTTTCCTGGTCGCCGCGGACGACCCCGGGGTGACGGTGACGCCGCTGCAGACCACCGGGCTGGGCAGCGTCGGGCATCTGGCGCTGGACGGTGTCGCCGTGGACGATTCGCGTCGTGTTGGAGGCGCTGAGGTGGTTACCTGGCTGCGCACCATCTCGACGCTGGGCCGCAGTGCCTACCAACTCGGTGTGCTGGAGCGCGGTTTGCAGATTACGGCCGAATATGCCCGCACCCGTGAGCAATTCGACCGCCCGATCGGCAGCTTCCAGGCGGTGGGTCAGCGTCTGGCCGACGGATACATCGACGTGAAAGGCCTGCGGTTGACGCTGACCCAGGCCGCGTGGAAGGTCGCCGAGGACATCCCGGCGGAGATCGACGTGGCGTCCGCAGCTTTCTGGGCGGCCGACGCCGGCCACCGAGTGGCGCACAGCATCGTGCATGTGCACGGCGGTGTCGGGGTCGACACCGATCACCCGGTGCACCGATACTTCCTGTCGGCCAAGGAAACTGAGTTCGCGCTGGGCGGAGCCACCGGGCAGTTGCGGCAGATCGGCCGCGAACTCGCGGAGACTCCCGCTTGA
- a CDS encoding fructosamine kinase family protein yields the protein MTDFVKSNPAAPAGFFACEAAGLRWLSGVECGVPCAEVLHVDATSLTLRRLESVPPSPDTAREFGAGLAVMHDAGAPAFGAGPDGWDDQGFFGPLSQPLPMSLRRHRHWGPFYAHERLAPMVELANKRLDAATREAINAVMARCAAGDFDDDDPPARLHGDLWSGNVMWTPDGVVLIDPAAHGGHRETDLAMLALFGCPHYDAVLAGYQQVRSLKTGWRNRIGLHQLYPLLAHVVLFGSGYVRQTSAAARSALGA from the coding sequence GTGACGGATTTCGTCAAGAGCAATCCCGCCGCCCCCGCCGGCTTCTTTGCCTGCGAGGCGGCCGGGCTGCGATGGCTCTCCGGCGTTGAGTGCGGCGTGCCGTGCGCGGAGGTACTGCACGTCGACGCCACCAGTCTGACCTTGCGCCGGCTCGAGTCGGTGCCACCCAGTCCCGACACCGCGCGCGAATTCGGCGCCGGGCTTGCCGTCATGCACGACGCGGGTGCCCCGGCATTCGGCGCAGGACCCGACGGATGGGACGACCAGGGGTTCTTCGGTCCGCTGTCACAACCCCTGCCCATGTCTTTGCGACGGCACCGGCACTGGGGTCCCTTCTACGCCCACGAGCGGCTGGCTCCAATGGTCGAGTTGGCGAACAAACGGCTCGACGCAGCGACGCGGGAAGCGATCAATGCGGTCATGGCCCGGTGCGCAGCGGGAGATTTCGACGACGACGACCCGCCGGCCCGGCTGCACGGAGACCTGTGGAGCGGCAACGTCATGTGGACCCCGGACGGCGTGGTGCTGATCGACCCCGCTGCCCACGGGGGTCATCGCGAGACCGACCTGGCCATGCTGGCGCTGTTCGGCTGCCCGCACTACGACGCGGTCCTGGCCGGATATCAGCAAGTCCGGTCGCTGAAAACCGGCTGGCGCAACCGGATCGGGCTGCATCAGCTCTACCCGCTGCTGGCGCACGTGGTGCTCTTCGGCAGCGGATACGTGCGGCAGACGAGCGCCGCCGCCCGTTCCGCGCTGGGTGCCTGA
- the fadD17 gene encoding long-chain-fatty-acid--CoA ligase FadD17, which translates to MSEPTVAALMRPLAEIDDRGVYFEDSFTSWREHLRDAAALVATLRERLDPTRPPHVGVLLENTPFFSAMLVAGGLSGIVPVGLNPVRRGAALARDINHADCQLVLADTNSAAALEGIDHLNVDSAEWADEVAAYRDADLTFQSASPADLFMLIFTSGTSGEPKAVKCSHGKVAGAGMGMAQRFRLGADDVCYVSMPLFHSNAVLVGWAVAAACQGSMALRRRFSASGFLPDVRRYGATYANYVGKPLSYVLATPEQPDDADNPLRAVYGNEGVPRDIERFGARFGCRVQDGFGSTELGVAIARTPDTPAGSLGPLPDGVEIVDPETGAPCPPGVAGELVNTKGAGGFEGYYNDPAAEAERMAGGIYHSGDLAYRDEAGYAYFAGRLGDWMRVDGENLGTAPIERVLLRHPAVTEVAVYPVPDPAVGDQVMAAVVLAPGTQFDPDRFREFLAEQADLGPKQWPSYVRVSAGLPGTMTFKVLKRQLSAEGVDCGEPVFAIPR; encoded by the coding sequence TTGAGCGAACCGACGGTCGCCGCGCTGATGCGACCGCTGGCCGAGATCGACGACCGCGGCGTGTACTTCGAGGACTCGTTCACCAGTTGGCGTGAACACCTCCGCGATGCCGCGGCCCTGGTGGCGACGCTGCGGGAGCGCCTCGACCCGACCCGGCCGCCGCACGTCGGGGTGCTGCTGGAGAACACGCCGTTCTTCTCGGCGATGCTGGTTGCGGGCGGACTGTCCGGCATCGTGCCGGTGGGGCTGAATCCGGTGCGCCGTGGCGCGGCCCTGGCCCGTGACATCAACCACGCCGACTGCCAGTTGGTGCTCGCGGATACGAATTCTGCCGCGGCGCTGGAAGGTATCGATCACCTCAACGTCGACTCAGCCGAGTGGGCCGACGAAGTCGCCGCTTATAGGGATGCGGATCTGACATTTCAGTCCGCCTCTCCGGCAGACCTTTTCATGCTGATCTTCACCTCGGGCACCAGTGGGGAACCAAAGGCGGTGAAGTGCAGCCACGGCAAGGTCGCGGGAGCCGGCATGGGAATGGCGCAGCGTTTCCGACTCGGCGCCGACGACGTCTGCTATGTGTCGATGCCGCTGTTCCACTCGAATGCGGTGCTGGTCGGCTGGGCGGTGGCCGCGGCGTGCCAGGGCTCGATGGCCCTGCGGCGCCGGTTTTCGGCGTCCGGGTTCCTGCCCGATGTGCGCCGGTACGGCGCCACCTACGCCAACTATGTGGGTAAGCCGCTGTCCTACGTGCTGGCGACCCCCGAGCAGCCCGATGACGCGGATAACCCGTTGCGGGCCGTCTATGGCAACGAGGGGGTGCCCCGTGACATCGAACGCTTCGGCGCCCGATTCGGCTGCCGCGTCCAAGACGGCTTCGGATCGACCGAACTCGGTGTGGCGATCGCCCGCACGCCCGACACGCCGGCGGGATCGCTGGGCCCGCTGCCGGACGGCGTCGAGATCGTCGACCCGGAGACCGGAGCGCCCTGTCCCCCGGGAGTGGCCGGCGAGCTGGTGAACACCAAGGGCGCCGGCGGTTTCGAGGGCTACTACAACGACCCCGCCGCCGAAGCCGAACGGATGGCCGGCGGCATCTACCACAGCGGCGATCTGGCCTACCGGGATGAAGCGGGCTACGCCTATTTCGCCGGCCGGCTCGGCGACTGGATGCGCGTGGACGGCGAGAACCTGGGCACCGCCCCGATCGAACGGGTGCTACTGCGCCATCCGGCGGTGACCGAGGTGGCGGTCTACCCGGTACCGGATCCGGCGGTGGGCGACCAGGTGATGGCGGCGGTCGTGCTGGCGCCGGGCACGCAGTTCGACCCGGACCGGTTCCGGGAGTTCCTGGCCGAGCAAGCCGATCTAGGACCCAAGCAGTGGCCGTCGTACGTGCGGGTGAGCGCCGGGCTGCCCGGCACGATGACTTTCAAGGTGCTCAAACGACAGCTCTCCGCCGAGGGCGTCGACTGCGGCGAACCGGTGTTCGCGATTCCGCGCTGA
- a CDS encoding acyl-CoA dehydrogenase: protein MRISYTPEQEELRRELRSYFTKLMTPERREALSSVQGEYGTGNVYRETVAQMGKDGWLTLNWPKEYGGQDREPMDSLIFTDEAAIAGAPVPFLTINSVAPTIMASGTEEQKKFFLPKIAAGELHFSIGYSEPGAGTDLANLRTTAVRDGDEYVINGQKMWTSLIAYADWVWLAVRTNPEAKKHRGISMLVVPTTAEGFSWTPVHTMAGPDTSATYYSDVRVPVTNLIGEENAGWKLVTNQLNHERVALVSPAPIFMCLREVREWAQNTKDAGGGRLIDSEWVQLNLARVHAKVEVLKLINWELASSSSENLSPADASAAKVFGTELATEAYRLLMEVLGTAATLRQDSPGALLRGRVERMHRACLILTFGGGTNEVQRDIIGMVALGLPRANR, encoded by the coding sequence ATGCGCATCAGTTACACCCCCGAACAGGAGGAGCTGCGTCGCGAGCTGCGGTCCTACTTCACCAAGCTCATGACACCGGAGCGCCGCGAGGCGCTGAGTTCGGTGCAGGGCGAATACGGCACCGGCAACGTCTACCGCGAGACCGTCGCGCAGATGGGCAAGGACGGGTGGCTGACCCTGAACTGGCCCAAGGAGTACGGCGGCCAGGACCGGGAGCCGATGGACTCGCTGATCTTCACCGACGAGGCCGCCATCGCCGGTGCGCCGGTGCCCTTCCTGACGATCAACAGCGTGGCGCCGACGATCATGGCCTCCGGCACCGAAGAGCAGAAGAAGTTCTTCCTGCCCAAGATCGCGGCGGGCGAGTTGCATTTCTCCATCGGCTATTCGGAGCCGGGGGCGGGCACCGACCTGGCCAACCTGCGCACCACCGCCGTCCGCGACGGCGACGAGTACGTCATCAACGGCCAGAAGATGTGGACCAGCCTGATCGCCTACGCGGACTGGGTCTGGCTCGCGGTACGCACCAACCCGGAGGCCAAGAAGCATCGCGGCATCTCCATGCTGGTGGTACCCACCACTGCCGAAGGCTTCTCGTGGACGCCGGTGCACACCATGGCCGGTCCCGACACCAGCGCCACGTATTACAGCGACGTGCGGGTGCCGGTGACCAACCTGATCGGCGAGGAGAACGCGGGCTGGAAGCTGGTGACCAACCAGCTCAACCATGAGCGCGTCGCTCTGGTCTCCCCGGCACCGATCTTCATGTGCCTGCGGGAAGTTCGCGAGTGGGCACAGAACACCAAGGACGCCGGCGGCGGGCGGCTGATCGACTCGGAATGGGTGCAACTGAACCTGGCGCGGGTGCACGCCAAGGTCGAGGTGCTCAAGCTGATCAACTGGGAGCTGGCGTCCTCGTCGAGCGAGAACCTCTCGCCTGCGGATGCCTCGGCCGCCAAGGTGTTCGGGACCGAGCTGGCCACCGAGGCCTACCGGCTGCTGATGGAGGTGCTGGGCACCGCGGCGACGCTGCGTCAGGACTCCCCCGGCGCCCTGCTGCGCGGCCGCGTCGAACGGATGCACCGGGCGTGCCTGATCCTGACTTTCGGCGGCGGCACCAACGAAGTCCAGCGCGACATCATCGGCATGGTTGCCCTGGGCCTGCCCCGGGCCAACCGCTGA
- a CDS encoding 3-oxoacyl-ACP reductase codes for MHKLTAANTNATDLSGKVAVVTGAAAGLGRAEAIGLARLGATVVVNDIASGLDASDVLDEISSAGSKAVAVAGDISKRETADELISTADGLGGLNIVVNNAGITRDRMLFNMSDEDWDQVIAVHLRGHFLLTRNAATYWRSKAKEGDGRVFGRIVNTSSEAGLVGPVGQANYGAAKAGITALTLSAARALGRYGVCANAICPRARTAMTADVFGAAPEDAEIDPLSPEHVVSLVQFLSSPEAAAVNGQVFIVYGPRVTLVAAPTAEHQFDAGGAAWEPAQLSATLKDYFAERDPEVNFAATGLMD; via the coding sequence ATTCATAAATTGACTGCAGCGAATACGAACGCGACCGATCTCTCCGGCAAGGTCGCGGTGGTGACCGGTGCCGCCGCGGGCCTGGGTCGCGCCGAGGCGATCGGCCTGGCCCGGTTGGGCGCCACCGTCGTCGTCAACGACATCGCGTCGGGCCTGGACGCTTCCGACGTCCTCGACGAGATCAGCTCGGCGGGTTCCAAAGCGGTGGCGGTGGCCGGCGACATAAGCAAGCGCGAGACGGCGGACGAACTCATCTCCACGGCCGATGGTCTGGGCGGCCTGAACATCGTCGTGAACAACGCCGGCATCACCCGCGACCGGATGCTGTTCAACATGAGCGACGAGGACTGGGACCAGGTGATCGCCGTGCACCTGCGCGGTCACTTCCTGCTGACCCGCAACGCCGCCACCTACTGGCGTAGCAAGGCAAAAGAAGGCGACGGCCGCGTCTTCGGCCGCATCGTCAACACGTCGTCGGAGGCCGGACTGGTCGGCCCGGTGGGGCAGGCCAACTACGGCGCCGCCAAAGCCGGCATCACCGCGCTGACGCTGTCGGCGGCACGGGCACTGGGCCGATACGGCGTGTGCGCCAACGCGATTTGCCCCAGGGCACGCACGGCGATGACGGCCGACGTGTTCGGCGCGGCACCGGAAGACGCCGAGATCGACCCCCTGTCGCCCGAGCACGTGGTGAGCCTGGTGCAATTCCTGTCGTCGCCGGAGGCCGCCGCGGTCAATGGCCAGGTGTTCATCGTGTACGGTCCGCGCGTGACACTGGTGGCGGCGCCGACGGCCGAGCACCAGTTCGACGCCGGCGGCGCGGCCTGGGAGCCCGCGCAATTGAGCGCGACACTGAAGGACTACTTCGCCGAGCGAGACCCGGAAGTGAACTTCGCCGCGACCGGCCTGATGGACTGA
- a CDS encoding amidohydrolase family protein, whose protein sequence is MTIDVWMQHPTQRFLRSDMLASLRRWTGGSMPDTEIPIEVTVAAMDAAGVELGLLSAWLGPAGQDLVSNDEVAQWIALHPNRFNGLATVDLDRPMAAVRELRRRVAEGFVGLRVVPWLWNAPPTDRRYYPLFAQCVESGVPFCTQVGHTGPLRPSETGRPIPYIDQVALDFPELVIVCGHVGYPWTEEMVAVARKHENVYIDTSAYTIARLPDELIRFMKTVTGQRKVLFGTNYPMIAHAHALAGLDDLGLSDEARRDFLRDNAERVFRLQRKVDT, encoded by the coding sequence ATGACGATCGATGTGTGGATGCAGCATCCGACGCAGCGGTTCCTGCGCAGCGACATGTTGGCCTCGCTGCGCCGCTGGACCGGTGGGTCAATGCCCGATACGGAAATCCCGATCGAGGTCACCGTCGCCGCGATGGACGCCGCGGGCGTCGAACTCGGGCTGCTGAGCGCCTGGCTCGGTCCGGCCGGTCAGGACCTGGTGTCCAACGACGAGGTTGCTCAGTGGATTGCGTTGCATCCCAATCGATTCAATGGCCTGGCGACGGTGGATCTGGACCGCCCGATGGCCGCGGTCCGCGAGCTGCGCCGCCGGGTGGCCGAGGGGTTCGTCGGGTTGCGGGTGGTGCCGTGGCTCTGGAACGCCCCGCCCACCGACCGGCGCTACTATCCGCTGTTCGCCCAGTGCGTCGAGTCCGGCGTGCCGTTCTGCACCCAGGTCGGGCACACCGGTCCGTTGCGACCGTCGGAGACCGGACGCCCGATCCCCTACATCGATCAGGTCGCCCTCGACTTCCCGGAGTTGGTGATCGTCTGCGGACACGTCGGCTACCCGTGGACCGAGGAGATGGTCGCGGTGGCCCGCAAGCATGAGAACGTCTACATCGACACGTCCGCCTATACCATCGCGCGGCTCCCGGACGAATTGATCAGGTTCATGAAAACCGTTACCGGACAACGCAAAGTCCTGTTCGGCACCAACTATCCGATGATCGCCCATGCGCATGCGCTGGCGGGTCTTGACGATCTCGGCCTCAGCGACGAGGCTCGTCGGGACTTCCTGCGCGACAATGCCGAGCGGGTCTTCAGGTTGCAACGAAAGGTGGACACGTGA
- a CDS encoding acetolactate synthase large subunit: MNGAQALINTLVDGGVDVCFSNPGTSEMHFVAALDTVDQMRGVLTLFEGAATGAADGYARIAGRPAAVLLHLGPGLGNGLANLHNARRARVPMVVVVGDHATYHKKYDAPLESDIDALAGTVSGWVRRTATAADVGADTAEAIAAGMSGSFVSTLILPADASWSEGAQPATVAPAAPEAPKADINAVAEVLRSGEPATILVGGDATRAPGLAAAARIAEATGARLLCETFPTRLERGAGVPAIERLGYFAEAAAAQLDGAKHLVLAGARSPVSFFAYPGMPSDLVPSGCDVHVLAEFDGAAAALAALADEVAPGTTAPTAPANRPQLPSGALTSASAAEVIGALLPERAIVVDESNTSGLLLPQATAGAPAHDWLTLTGGAIGYGIPTAVGAAVAAPDRPVLCLESDGSAMYTISGLWSQARELLDVTTVIYNNGAYDILRLELQRVGVEAGPGPKAKDLLDISRPTMDFVKIAEGMGVPARRATTCEELAQALRDAFAEPGPHLIDAVVPSLLG; the protein is encoded by the coding sequence GTGAACGGTGCGCAGGCTCTGATCAACACCTTGGTGGATGGCGGCGTCGACGTCTGCTTCTCCAACCCGGGCACCTCGGAGATGCACTTCGTCGCGGCACTGGACACCGTCGACCAAATGCGGGGCGTGTTAACCCTTTTCGAGGGCGCGGCCACCGGGGCGGCCGACGGGTACGCGCGGATCGCCGGCCGCCCGGCGGCGGTTCTGCTGCATCTCGGACCCGGACTGGGTAACGGCCTGGCCAACCTGCACAACGCGCGCCGCGCCCGGGTGCCGATGGTCGTCGTCGTCGGCGACCACGCCACCTACCACAAAAAGTACGATGCCCCACTGGAATCCGACATCGATGCACTCGCCGGCACCGTATCGGGGTGGGTGCGCCGGACGGCGACGGCGGCCGATGTCGGCGCCGACACCGCTGAGGCGATCGCGGCCGGCATGTCGGGGTCGTTCGTGTCGACGTTGATCCTGCCCGCCGACGCATCCTGGTCCGAGGGCGCCCAGCCGGCCACCGTCGCCCCCGCCGCGCCCGAGGCGCCAAAAGCCGACATAAATGCGGTAGCCGAGGTGCTGCGCTCGGGCGAGCCCGCCACCATCCTGGTCGGGGGAGACGCCACCCGCGCACCGGGATTGGCGGCGGCCGCGCGGATCGCCGAGGCCACCGGCGCCCGCCTGCTGTGCGAGACGTTCCCCACCCGGCTGGAGCGTGGCGCCGGCGTGCCCGCCATCGAACGGCTGGGCTACTTCGCCGAGGCGGCGGCCGCCCAACTGGACGGCGCCAAGCATCTGGTGCTGGCCGGCGCCAGGTCGCCGGTGTCGTTCTTCGCCTATCCCGGGATGCCGAGCGACCTGGTCCCGTCCGGGTGCGACGTGCACGTCCTGGCCGAATTCGACGGTGCCGCAGCGGCTTTAGCTGCCCTGGCCGACGAGGTGGCACCGGGGACCACCGCGCCCACCGCGCCCGCCAATCGTCCCCAGCTGCCCTCAGGCGCCCTGACGTCCGCGTCGGCGGCCGAGGTCATCGGTGCCCTGCTGCCCGAGCGGGCCATCGTCGTCGACGAGTCCAACACCTCGGGCCTGTTGCTACCGCAAGCCACCGCCGGAGCGCCGGCCCACGACTGGCTGACCCTGACCGGCGGGGCCATCGGCTACGGCATCCCGACCGCGGTCGGGGCCGCGGTGGCCGCGCCGGACCGTCCGGTGCTGTGCCTGGAATCCGACGGGTCGGCGATGTACACGATCTCGGGGCTGTGGTCGCAGGCGCGGGAGTTGCTGGACGTCACCACCGTCATCTACAACAACGGCGCCTACGACATCCTGCGGCTCGAGCTGCAGCGCGTGGGGGTCGAAGCCGGTCCCGGTCCCAAAGCCAAGGATCTTCTCGACATTTCCCGTCCCACGATGGATTTCGTCAAGATCGCCGAAGGTATGGGGGTGCCGGCACGGCGGGCGACTACCTGCGAGGAGTTGGCTCAGGCGCTTCGCGACGCGTTCGCCGAGCCTGGGCCGCACCTGATCGACGCGGTGGTGCCTTCCTTGCTGGGGTAA